The following nucleotide sequence is from Melioribacteraceae bacterium.
AAGCCCGGTCATTAGTTTGATCGGGCTTTTTTATTAAATGACGGAATTGCTATGAGCAGTATATTGCTACTGACTCTCTTACCTCTTTCAAATTAATTTAAGTTATTTCACAATTCTTCTGTCCAAACAAGGTGATTTTCTTAACACGGAAATAAAAATAATATTCCAAAAGAATTATTAAATTTGAAAAGTTGCTACTCATTCCAATTGGTTTCTAGTAAGCGGAATTTTTCAATTGTAATCAGTGGAATAACTGTTAAAAAGAAAATTTTTGTTGCTTTTCTTTTCAATACAAAACAATGTTATGGTAAATCTACTAATTGAATTGTAATTAAAATAATTACTTCAAAATTTATTTGGTATGCAATTATGAGTTATGAAAGCAATATGTTAGCCAAACTTCGGATGCCTTCTCGAAGTGAAGTTGAAAAGAATTTGTTAATAATACTCGTTGAACATAATGGGACAATTAAAGAGTTTGGAACTGGCGAGGAGATAGTTACAAAAATTGCAGATACGTTTAATTTAAATACGGAGCAAAGGAAATCCTATTTAGAAACTATCTATCGAAAAGAAAATCGACTTAAAAAGTCGAATCTATGGCATCGTTTATTATTTAGAGCAGCTGACAACTTAGCAAAAAGAGAACTAATAACTCGTCCGACGAAAACATATCAATTGACAAATAAAAAAGAATGGATGCTTACTGAAGCCGGTTACAATAAGGCTTTGGCTTTATTAAATATCCCGAAAGAGCAAAAAAATAAACTCTTTATTAAATCTTTTGAGGTGGAAGAAGTAGCTAAAAAAATTAGAGTAACCGAAAAACCCCAAAAGTATATCCCCTTCTCAAGTAATTCGAATAAAAAACAGACCACTAGATTAATGAATATTCGTTCAAGAGGTTTTAGACAAGCAATCATAGAGGCTTATGATTTTAAATGTGCTATCTGTGGATTGAAAATTTATTCTCCCAACAAATATCAATGGGAAGTTGAAGCAGCGCATATTATTCCACACAGCAAAAATGGTAAAGATGATATATGGAATGGTCTTAGTTTATGTCGATTTCATCATTGGGCATTCGATGTTGGATGGTATGGGATTGACCCTGAATTACGGATTGTGACATCTAGATTTGTGCATAATCTGCCGAACGATATGGGTAAACAGTGGAATTATGATTTAATAAACTACCCAACAAATAAGAATATTAAGCTTTTTTTACCATCAGATAAAAGTCAATGGCCAGACTTCCTAGCTTTACAATGGCATATGGAAAACATTCTACAAAAAGGTTAACAAAATGGAAAATAAAATTATCTATTCCCTAAGCATAGAAGATGTACAACTAGTAGCAAATGAAATTCTCAATCGAACAGTAACAAACGATGAAATGAATATTATTGAAGAGACAATTAATAAAAATGTTGATTGGTTTGAAATAATTGAAAATGTTATCATAACTAAAATAGAAAACCAAGATAACAATAAATAATTGTAAGTAGTGAAACTTGTCAAGATTACTTAAATGGCTTATAAGATAGTCGTAAAAAATATATTATTATTGGTGATAGATATAGAACAGTGAGAATAAGATAATTAAGTTAAATAGCTTCTGATTCTGAGGTAACAAAATGGTAAAAACAGAAAGAATAATTGTAGTCGGTGACAGAGTTTTAATTAAACCGGAAAGTGATCTTGAAAAAACTAGAAGCGGATTATATCTTCCTCCTGGAGTAACGGAAAAAGAAAAAGTACAAGGTGGATATATTATTAAAGTTGGTCCTGGTTATCCAATCCCCGCAACGACAGATGAAACAGAAGTTTGGAAAGAAAAAGAGACAAAATATATTCCGCTACAAGCAAAGGAAGGTGACTTTGCATTATTCTTAAGACGCGATGCAATTGATATTGAACTTGATAAACAAAAAATGGTGATTGTAAGTCAATCGGCAATTTTATTATTGCTTCGTGATGAAGAACTATTAATGTAACCGTCGGCTTTATGCCGACATGAAAAACGGCAGACATAAAGTCTACGGTTACAATTTACATATCAAACCAATAAGAAAACTTTACTAAGAAAATATCATTCCCTTCGGCAGCCCATAAATTTTTGAAATCATTACCCAAATTAAATTTGCCCGGATCATCAAAATTTGTTTGATCATGCGCCCACACGAAGTAAAATATTGAACCGGGAAGAACTTCCCAACGTAATACAATATTTCCTCTTAATGATTTGAAATTAAAATCCGGATTACCAAAAGTAAACGAACTATTAGGTCCATCACCATCAG
It contains:
- a CDS encoding co-chaperone GroES family protein translates to MVKTERIIVVGDRVLIKPESDLEKTRSGLYLPPGVTEKEKVQGGYIIKVGPGYPIPATTDETEVWKEKETKYIPLQAKEGDFALFLRRDAIDIELDKQKMVIVSQSAILLLLRDEELLM
- a CDS encoding HNH endonuclease — encoded protein: MSYESNMLAKLRMPSRSEVEKNLLIILVEHNGTIKEFGTGEEIVTKIADTFNLNTEQRKSYLETIYRKENRLKKSNLWHRLLFRAADNLAKRELITRPTKTYQLTNKKEWMLTEAGYNKALALLNIPKEQKNKLFIKSFEVEEVAKKIRVTEKPQKYIPFSSNSNKKQTTRLMNIRSRGFRQAIIEAYDFKCAICGLKIYSPNKYQWEVEAAHIIPHSKNGKDDIWNGLSLCRFHHWAFDVGWYGIDPELRIVTSRFVHNLPNDMGKQWNYDLINYPTNKNIKLFLPSDKSQWPDFLALQWHMENILQKG